The nucleotide window AAAGGATTTAAGATAGTATTGTAGGGCGGAATACCTTGCAAAAAGTAGATTATGCTATTTGTATCAAAGAGTAAGCGCTGGAAACCGGCAATCTTGTTTAAGAAGGCGTCTTTTACCATGTTTCGCGTTCCTTCCTGACGAATTCGTCTATCTCTTCTTTGGTTTGGCCGTAAATACCCTTTAATGATCCGGCTAATAATTCAGTATAACTTTTAGTTTTAGGCCAAAGAACAAGCTTATCTCCCTGTACTTCTAACAACAATTTTTGCCCCGGTTGAATGCCAAGCTTTTTATAAATGGCGGCGGGTATAGTTATTTGGCGCTTACTGGAAACCTTTACAATAACTTGATCCATTTCATTTCCTCCTAAACTATTTTCTTGCTTACTATTATACGACCGGTAAGTGGATCCGACAACAACTTTAACTATGAGGTAGCGTGATTAGTGTTGCCGTTTATCGCCGATCTCCACGTCCATTCACATTACTCCCGGGCCACCAGCAGAGACGCCACACCGGAGAATTATTACCGCTGGGCCCTTTATAAAGGCGTCACCCTGGTGGGCAGTGGCGATTTTACCCATCCTGCCTGGCGGGAGGAGCTGAAAAATAAACTGGAGCCGGCCGAGGAGGGCCTTTACCGCCTGAAGGAGGAATTCTGCCGATTGGTAGAGGAAGAAGCGGCCGCCGCGGGACACCCGGTCGTCCGGTTTGAGGATCCTATCATTGACGAAAACGGGCGCCCTTTGGTGCGCTTTATCATAACCGGGGAAATTAGCTGCATTTATAAAAAGGGCGGTCGTACCCGCAAAGTCCACCACCTCATCCTTCTTCCCAACCTGGAGGCGGCGGAAGCCCTCAGCCGCCGCCTGGAGGCCCTGGGCGGCAACCTCCAGGCCGACGGGCGGCCGATCCTGGGACTGGACAGCCGTCACCTCCTGGAGGTAACCCTGGAGGTATGCCCGGAAGCCGTATTTATCCCGGCCCACATCTGGACTCCCCATTTTTCCCTCTTCGGGGCCAATTCGGGGTTTGACGGCATTGAAGAGTGTTTCGCCGACCTTTCCGGCCACATCTATGCCGTGGAAACGGGTCTTTCCTCCGACCCCCCGATGAACTGGCGCCTTTCCGCCCTGGACCACCTTACCCTGGTTTCCAATTCCGACGCCCATTCCCCGCGGCACCTTGCTCGTGAAGCCAATATTTTTACAACGGAGCTTTCCTATCCGGCCGTCCGCCGGGCCCTGCAGGAACGGAAAGGCAATGGTTTTTTGGGAACCCTGGAGTTCTTCCCGGAAGAAGGCAAATATCACTACGACGGCCACCGCGCTTGCGGCGTCTGTTGGGCGCCGGCGCAGACGCGGGCGGCTGAAGGGGTGTGCCCGTCTTGCGGCCGTAAAGTAACCGTCGGCGTCCTCCACCGCGTCGAGGTCCTTGCCGACCGCCCGGAAGGTTTTCGTCCCCGGGACGCCCGCCCTTACGAGAGCCTGGTCCCCCTGCCGGAACTGTTGGCGTCGGCCCTGGGCGTAGGCGCCGCTTCTAAAAAAGTAACCTCCCTTTACTTTGACTTGCTCCGCCGCCTCGGTCCGGAACTAATGATCTTGCGCAGGGCGCCTCTGGAAGCCGTAGCCGGAGCGGCCGGGCCCCTGGTGGCCGAAGCCGTTCGGCGCATGAGGGCCGGCGAAGTAGAAAGACGGCCCGGTTATGACGGCGAATACGGGAAAATCATCTTAATGCGCCCGGAGGAAAGGGAGTATTTTAACGGGCAGGCCGTCCTATTTGGCGAAGCCGGGAAAAATGCTGCCGCGGCTGCAGACGGCGCCTGCCGGGAGGGTGCGGATACGACGGGGAACAAGGTCCTGGCGGCGGTGGAGGAAGGGAAAGCCCCGGTATATCCTGCACCGGCGCCGGTTTCCGGTAGCAAAGAAGGCCTGCCGGTTGCGTTATCGGCGCAGCCGGGCTCTCTCCTGGACGGGCTTAATGAAGAACAGCGGCAGGCAGTAGCCGCCTCAGGAGGCCCCGTGATTGTCCTGGCCGGGCCGGGGACGGGCAAAACGCGTACCCTGGTCCACCGTCTGGCCTATTTAATAGGGGTGCGGGGCGTCGCCCCCGGCAGGATTACAGCTGTAACCTTTACCAATAAAGCGGCCGCCGAGATTCGCCAGCGCGTATCAGAATTGCTGAGTGGGTACGGAGCGGCGGCAGATTTGACCATAGGCACCTTCCACGGCATCTGTTTGGATTTGTTAAGGAAGCTGCTGGGTATCCCGCAGACCCCGACGGTGCTGGACGAGATTGATGCCGGAAGCGTTCTGGCGGAAGTCCTGCGGGAAATGGCGGACGGCCCTTCCAGACAGGTCTTAAGGGTGCAGCGGCAGATTTCCTTACTGAAGAGCCGCGGCCTGCTTCCCGCTTCACCGGGGGTTCCGGAGGACCTGCGCCCTGTGTACAAAGCTTATCAGGAGCGACTAGCGCAGTACGGCGTCCTGGATTACGACGACATCCTCCTTCGGACGCTGGACTGCCTCGAGGATTGGAAGGTGAAAAATCTTCTAGACCGCTTTGACCATCTCCTCGTTGATGAATTTCAGGATGTCAATCCCGTCCAGTACCGGCTGGTCAAACTCTGGGCAGGCAGCGGGTCTAATCTTTTCGTCATCGGCGACCCCGACCAGGCCATCTACGGCTTTCGCGGGGCCAGCAACCGCTTTTTCCGTAAACTTCAGGAGGATTTTCCGACGGCCCGGGTTTTCCGCTTGACCCGCAATTATCGCTCCACGCCCGCCATCCTCAGGGCGGCCGGGGCCTTAATCGCCCACAACTATAAAACGGGCGGGGGCATCTCGGCGGAAACCCTGAAGTTTGTCCCGCAGGACGCCGGCGATGAAGGCATTACCCCTGAACCCCGGGCCCTTTTGGCCGTGAGGGGAGACGGTCCGCCCGTGGTGCACCTGGAAGTCCCCGGCGAGACGGCGGCGGGCATTGCCATCGTCAGGGAAATCGGCCGCCTGGTAGGGGGTGTCACCATGCTCCAGGCCCACGAACGCAAAAGGAAAGTTGGGGCGGCGGTCCCGGCCGATGGGGAAGGCGAGGGCTTCGGTTTGGCCGATATAGCCGTCCTGGCCCGGACGGGGCGCCAGCTGGAGTCCCTGGAAGAATGTTTCCTACAAGAGGGTATACCTTACCGCTTAATAGCCCGCGAAAGCTTCCTGGAAGATCGGGCGGTACGGGAGGTCCTGGCCTTCTGCCGGTGCCTGGTCGCGCCTGAAGACGATTTCCATGTTTATCGCTGTTTATCCAGCGGTCTTTTCGGTAAGGGTAAAAGGACAATCACCCTGGTGCGGGAGGCGTCCGGGCGCTGGCACTGCACGGCCTGGCAGGCCGTTGAAAGGTTAACGGCGGGGGAAGGCAATGGGGCAGACTTAAAAGTTTTGCAGGCCTTTAAAAAGGCCGTGACAACCTGGCGCGGGGCAATGGAACTGGAGCCCCCGGCCCGCCTGCTGGCCCGTTGGATGGAAGATTATATACCTCGCAAAACAACGGCCCTGGACCGCCTGTTGCGGTTGGCGGAGCGCTTCAACGACCTCGGGTCGTTTTTGCAGGGCATCATCCTGGCGGAGGAAGGGGATCATGAACGCTGGAGCAGCAACGCCGCTCAGGAAGCGGTGAGCCTGATGACCATCCACGCCGCTAAAGGTTTAGAGTTTCCCGTGGTCTTTATTGCCGGTGTGGAAGACGGGCTGCTGCCTCTAAAGGAGCGCTGCGGAGCCCCATCGGAGGGAAAAGACCTTTGCGGGGTTCTCCCGACGGCCGGGGAAGCCGCATTGGGAGGGGAAGACGCTCTGGCCGAGGAACGCCGCCTTTTCTATGTGGGACTTACCAGGGCGCGGGAGAGGCTCATCCTGGTATCCTCCCGCAGCCGCACCGTTGCCGGCCGCAAAACGCCTTCCCGTCCTTCGCCTTTTCTGGAGGAAATACCGGCAGATTGCCTGGAGATGCAGAGCTGGACCGGAAAAAAGAGAAGTAACAAGGAAGTAGAGGCATATAAGCAATTGACCCTGTTTTAGACATGTATAAAGATAATGCAGTTTTTTGGCAAAATGGCAACAAAATTAATTAAATGGAGGGGTTTTATGTATTTGGCATCCCTTTTGCGTCGTACAGATCAAGTGGCTTTAAAGCGCCTGCTGGGTTCTTTCACCGAGGCTACCGGGATGCGGGCGGTTATATTGGATTCTTCCCTGGAACCTATTATCGGGGTGGAAGACTATAACTATCACTGCCATTTTTGTCAGCTCGTTAACTCGGTTACCGAAGGGATGGAGCGTTGCCGTGAAACCTATCGCCGCGCCTTGCGAGCGGTGGAACTGCTTGATCCATGTATTCTCTTTTGCCATGCGGGATTGGTTCACTGGGCAGCACCGCTGAAGTGCGAAGGGCAAATCGTGGGGATAATCATCTGCGGTCAGGTTACAATGTGGCCTATGGATGATGCGGCCGTGAAGGAAATATTTAATCGGGTGGCGGACCTGGGCCTGCCGTCGCGGGAATTGAGGGCCGCCATTCAAAAATTGCGGTTTATCTCCGCACGCCAGGTCCAGCAGGGAGCGGAACTGTTAAAAAAGCTAGCGGCTCGGATAGCCGCCAACAGCATGGAATTTACCGTAAAAAACGAAATAGCTACTTCTTTTAAGGGTCCTTCCCTTTGGGAATGGTTAGTGGAGAGGGCTCCTTGGGAAGAAGACAATAGTTACCAGCTGGAACTGGAAGATGAGTTGGCAATGCGGGTACGCCTGGGAGACCGGTTGGGAGCGGAAACAATTTTGGAAAATCTTCTGGGGAGCATACTTTTTACCAACATTGGTCGCGCTGAAATTATTAAATTTCGTCTGCTGGAACTCCTAACCATCCTTTCACGGGCGGCTGTAGCCGGAGGCGCCAGGCCGGAAGAGATTTTAAATTTAAGCGCCATCAGTATGCAAAAAATTGCTACTTTATCCCTTGAAGAGAGCTTTATCTGGTTGTTACGCACCCTGGACGAGTTTATGGACCGTATCTATCATACCGGAGAAAGGCGGCAGACGCCGCCGGTAGAAAAGGTCGTTGCCTATATCAATGCCCATTACCGGGAAAGCATTAGCTTAGAGGACATAGCTGCCATCGTAGGGTTAAGCCCGGCGCACCTGAGCCGCCTGTTTAAAAGGGAAATGGGCCGTACGGTTATTGAATACCTCACCCTAGTCCGCATTGAAGCCGCCAAACGCATGTTGCGGGAAGGGAAAACTTTAGAAGAAGTAGCAGCGGCGACGGGATTTAGCGAGGTTACCTATTTTAGCCGCGTTTTTAAAAGGGAAACAGGCGTAACACCGGGAACTTACCGGAGCCGATATACACTAAAAGTGATATAGCGAAAACAATCTCAATGCTCAAAAATATACAAAAAAGAATCTGGATAATTCAAAGGATAAAAGCGGTCTGGCGGCGAAACCATCCCCCGGAAAGGAGGCGGACGTTTCAGAATTTCTTGACGCCGTAATTTATCGGGCGGCGTACCAATATTTTGGGAAAGGGGGAGGTTTATTATGGCAGACAATACTTTAAAGAACGGCATTCCTCAACGGTTGGAGCGTTTACCGCTTACTTCGTACCAAAAAATGATCTTCGGCATTATTGCCACCGCATGGTTTTTCGATTCCATGGATTTGGGGATGCTGACTTTTGTCCTTGGTTCCTTGAAAACGTATTTTAATTTGAATACGGCCCAGGCCGGCCTCTTATCGAGTATGAGCTTTTTAGGCATGTTCATCGGGGCGGCCTCAGCGGGCATGCTGGCCGATCGTTTCGGCCGCAAGCTGGTCTTTCAGTGGAGCATGGTCCTGTGGGGTACGGCCAGCATCCTTTGCGCTTTTGCCCCCAACGTCGAGACGTTGATGCTTTACCGGGTCCTCCTGGGGATGGGCATGGGCATGGAATTCCCCATCGGTCAATCCCTGGTGTCGGAGTTCATTCCCGCCCAGCATCGCGGACGCTATATCGCCCTGTTGGAGGGCTTTTGGCCCATCGGCTTCATCGGCGCGGGCATTTTGGCTTATATAATCCTACCCATCGGTGGTTGGCGCTGGGTCTTTATCGCGGAAGGCATTCCCGCAATCTTCGTTTTAATTATTCGCCGCATTGTACCCGAATCGCCCCGCTGGCTGGATGACGTCGGCCGCCACGAAGAAGCCGACC belongs to Moorella humiferrea and includes:
- a CDS encoding AbrB/MazE/SpoVT family DNA-binding domain-containing protein, giving the protein MDQVIVKVSSKRQITIPAAIYKKLGIQPGQKLLLEVQGDKLVLWPKTKSYTELLAGSLKGIYGQTKEEIDEFVRKERETW
- a CDS encoding UvrD-helicase domain-containing protein: MLPFIADLHVHSHYSRATSRDATPENYYRWALYKGVTLVGSGDFTHPAWREELKNKLEPAEEGLYRLKEEFCRLVEEEAAAAGHPVVRFEDPIIDENGRPLVRFIITGEISCIYKKGGRTRKVHHLILLPNLEAAEALSRRLEALGGNLQADGRPILGLDSRHLLEVTLEVCPEAVFIPAHIWTPHFSLFGANSGFDGIEECFADLSGHIYAVETGLSSDPPMNWRLSALDHLTLVSNSDAHSPRHLAREANIFTTELSYPAVRRALQERKGNGFLGTLEFFPEEGKYHYDGHRACGVCWAPAQTRAAEGVCPSCGRKVTVGVLHRVEVLADRPEGFRPRDARPYESLVPLPELLASALGVGAASKKVTSLYFDLLRRLGPELMILRRAPLEAVAGAAGPLVAEAVRRMRAGEVERRPGYDGEYGKIILMRPEEREYFNGQAVLFGEAGKNAAAAADGACREGADTTGNKVLAAVEEGKAPVYPAPAPVSGSKEGLPVALSAQPGSLLDGLNEEQRQAVAASGGPVIVLAGPGTGKTRTLVHRLAYLIGVRGVAPGRITAVTFTNKAAAEIRQRVSELLSGYGAAADLTIGTFHGICLDLLRKLLGIPQTPTVLDEIDAGSVLAEVLREMADGPSRQVLRVQRQISLLKSRGLLPASPGVPEDLRPVYKAYQERLAQYGVLDYDDILLRTLDCLEDWKVKNLLDRFDHLLVDEFQDVNPVQYRLVKLWAGSGSNLFVIGDPDQAIYGFRGASNRFFRKLQEDFPTARVFRLTRNYRSTPAILRAAGALIAHNYKTGGGISAETLKFVPQDAGDEGITPEPRALLAVRGDGPPVVHLEVPGETAAGIAIVREIGRLVGGVTMLQAHERKRKVGAAVPADGEGEGFGLADIAVLARTGRQLESLEECFLQEGIPYRLIARESFLEDRAVREVLAFCRCLVAPEDDFHVYRCLSSGLFGKGKRTITLVREASGRWHCTAWQAVERLTAGEGNGADLKVLQAFKKAVTTWRGAMELEPPARLLARWMEDYIPRKTTALDRLLRLAERFNDLGSFLQGIILAEEGDHERWSSNAAQEAVSLMTIHAAKGLEFPVVFIAGVEDGLLPLKERCGAPSEGKDLCGVLPTAGEAALGGEDALAEERRLFYVGLTRARERLILVSSRSRTVAGRKTPSRPSPFLEEIPADCLEMQSWTGKKRSNKEVEAYKQLTLF
- a CDS encoding PocR ligand-binding domain-containing protein; the encoded protein is MYLASLLRRTDQVALKRLLGSFTEATGMRAVILDSSLEPIIGVEDYNYHCHFCQLVNSVTEGMERCRETYRRALRAVELLDPCILFCHAGLVHWAAPLKCEGQIVGIIICGQVTMWPMDDAAVKEIFNRVADLGLPSRELRAAIQKLRFISARQVQQGAELLKKLAARIAANSMEFTVKNEIATSFKGPSLWEWLVERAPWEEDNSYQLELEDELAMRVRLGDRLGAETILENLLGSILFTNIGRAEIIKFRLLELLTILSRAAVAGGARPEEILNLSAISMQKIATLSLEESFIWLLRTLDEFMDRIYHTGERRQTPPVEKVVAYINAHYRESISLEDIAAIVGLSPAHLSRLFKREMGRTVIEYLTLVRIEAAKRMLREGKTLEEVAAATGFSEVTYFSRVFKRETGVTPGTYRSRYTLKVI